One Pseudomonas lalucatii genomic window carries:
- the rlmE gene encoding 23S rRNA (uridine(2552)-2'-O)-methyltransferase RlmE codes for MARSKTSPRWLKEHFDDPYVKMAQRDGYRSRASYKLLEIQEKDRILRPGMTVVDLGAAPGGWSQVTSRLIGDKGTLIASDILEMDSIPDVTFIQGDFTEDAVFTRILEAIGGNPVDLVISDMAPNMSGVRAADQPRAMYLCELALDLAGRVLRPGGDFLIKIFQGEGFDLYHKQVREMFDKVQMRKPLSSRDRSREQYLLARGFRGA; via the coding sequence GTGGCCCGTTCCAAGACCAGCCCCCGTTGGCTGAAAGAACACTTCGACGATCCCTACGTCAAAATGGCGCAGAGGGACGGTTACCGCTCCCGCGCCAGCTACAAGCTGCTGGAGATCCAGGAGAAGGACCGCATCCTGCGCCCGGGTATGACGGTGGTCGACCTCGGCGCCGCGCCCGGCGGCTGGTCCCAGGTAACCAGCCGGCTGATCGGCGACAAGGGCACGCTGATCGCCTCCGATATCCTGGAGATGGACAGCATCCCGGACGTCACCTTCATCCAGGGCGACTTCACCGAGGATGCGGTGTTCACCCGGATCCTCGAGGCGATCGGCGGCAACCCGGTGGACCTTGTGATTTCCGACATGGCCCCCAATATGAGTGGGGTAAGGGCGGCCGACCAGCCGCGCGCCATGTACCTGTGCGAGCTGGCTCTGGACCTGGCCGGGCGGGTGTTGCGCCCGGGCGGCGATTTTCTGATCAAGATCTTCCAGGGCGAGGGCTTCGACCTGTACCACAAGCAGGTGCGCGAGATGTTCGACAAGGTGCAGATGCGCAAGCCGCTGTCGTCCCGTGACCGCTCCCGCGAGCAGTACCTGCTGGCCCGCGGCTTTCGCGGTGCCTGA
- the ftsH gene encoding ATP-dependent zinc metalloprotease FtsH gives MAKNLILWLIIAAVLVTVMNNFSSPSETNKLNYSDFIEQVQDGRVQRVTVDGYTINGVRIDGSSFETVRPAIQDNGLIKDLIDNNVEIVGKQPEQQSIWTQLLVASFPILVIIAVFMFFMRQMQGGAGGKGGPMSFGKSKARLLSEDQVKTTFADVAGCDEAKEEVSELVEFLRDPGKFQRLGGRIPRGVLMVGSPGTGKTLLAKAVAGEAKVPFFTISGSDFVEMFVGVGASRVRDMFEQAKKHAPCIIFIDEIDAVGRHRGAGMGGGHDEREQTLNQLLVEMDGFEMNDGVIVIAATNRPDVLDPALLRPGRFDRQVVVGLPDIRGREQILKVHMRKVPMSEDVNPAVIARGTPGFSGADLANLVNEASLFAARAGKRLVEMREFELAKDKIMMGAERKTMVMSEKEKLNTAFHEAGHAIVGRLVPEHDPVYKVSIIPRGRALGVTMFLPEEDRYSLSKRALSSQICSLFGGRIAEEMTLGFEGVTTGASNDIQRATQLARNMVTKWGLSEKLGPLMYVEDEGEVFLGRSMGTQHSNVSADTAKMIDMEIRSIIDQCYGTAKRLLEENRDKLDAMAEALMKYETIDAEQIDDIMNGRTPREPKGWGGGDSSGTPAAKADEADSPEKPIGGPAAEH, from the coding sequence ATGGCAAAGAATCTGATCCTGTGGCTGATCATCGCCGCTGTTTTGGTCACGGTGATGAACAACTTCTCCAGCCCCAGCGAGACGAACAAGCTCAACTACTCGGACTTCATCGAGCAGGTCCAGGATGGCCGGGTTCAGCGGGTCACCGTTGACGGCTACACGATCAATGGCGTGCGCATCGATGGGTCGTCGTTCGAGACCGTGCGCCCGGCGATCCAGGACAACGGCCTGATCAAGGACCTGATCGACAACAATGTCGAGATCGTCGGCAAGCAGCCGGAGCAGCAGAGTATCTGGACCCAGTTGCTGGTCGCCAGCTTCCCGATCCTGGTGATCATCGCCGTGTTCATGTTCTTCATGCGCCAGATGCAGGGCGGCGCCGGCGGCAAGGGCGGGCCCATGAGCTTCGGCAAGAGCAAGGCGCGCCTGCTGTCCGAGGATCAGGTCAAGACCACCTTCGCCGACGTCGCCGGTTGCGACGAGGCCAAGGAAGAGGTCAGCGAGTTGGTGGAGTTCCTCCGCGACCCGGGCAAGTTCCAGCGCCTCGGCGGGCGCATCCCGCGCGGCGTGCTGATGGTCGGCTCGCCGGGTACCGGTAAGACCCTGCTGGCCAAGGCGGTCGCCGGCGAGGCCAAGGTGCCGTTCTTCACCATTTCCGGTTCCGACTTCGTCGAGATGTTCGTCGGCGTCGGCGCCTCCCGCGTGCGCGACATGTTCGAGCAGGCGAAGAAGCACGCGCCGTGCATCATCTTCATCGACGAGATCGATGCGGTCGGTCGCCACCGCGGTGCCGGCATGGGCGGTGGGCATGACGAGCGCGAGCAGACCCTCAACCAGCTGCTGGTGGAGATGGACGGCTTCGAGATGAACGACGGCGTGATCGTCATCGCCGCCACCAACCGTCCCGACGTGCTGGACCCGGCGCTGCTGCGACCGGGACGCTTCGACCGTCAGGTGGTGGTCGGCCTGCCGGATATCCGCGGCCGCGAGCAGATCCTGAAAGTGCATATGCGCAAGGTGCCGATGAGCGAGGACGTCAACCCTGCGGTCATCGCCCGTGGTACCCCGGGCTTCTCCGGTGCCGACCTGGCCAACCTGGTCAACGAGGCTTCGCTGTTCGCCGCCCGCGCCGGCAAGCGCCTGGTGGAAATGAGGGAGTTCGAGCTGGCCAAGGACAAGATCATGATGGGCGCCGAGCGCAAGACCATGGTCATGTCCGAAAAGGAAAAGCTCAACACTGCGTTCCACGAGGCCGGTCACGCCATAGTCGGGCGCCTGGTGCCGGAGCACGACCCGGTCTACAAGGTGTCGATCATTCCGCGCGGTCGCGCCCTGGGCGTGACCATGTTCCTGCCGGAAGAGGATCGCTACAGCCTGAGCAAGCGTGCGCTGAGCAGTCAGATTTGTTCCCTGTTCGGTGGGCGTATCGCCGAGGAGATGACCCTGGGCTTCGAGGGCGTGACCACGGGGGCGTCCAACGATATCCAGCGGGCCACCCAGCTGGCGCGGAACATGGTGACCAAGTGGGGCTTGTCGGAAAAGCTCGGCCCGCTGATGTATGTCGAGGATGAAGGCGAGGTGTTCCTCGGTCGCAGTATGGGTACCCAGCACAGCAACGTATCGGCCGACACGGCGAAGATGATCGACATGGAGATACGCAGCATCATCGACCAGTGTTATGGCACCGCCAAGCGCCTGCTCGAGGAGAACCGCGACAAGCTCGACGCCATGGCCGAGGCGCTGATGAAGTACGAGACTATCGATGCCGAGCAGATCGACGACATCATGAATGGTCGTACGCCGCGTGAGCCGAAGGGCTGGGGCGGTGGCGACAGCAGCGGCACGCCCGCGGCCAAGGCCGACGAGGCCGACAGTCCCGAGAAGCCTATTGGTGGTCCCGCCGCCGAGCATTAA
- the secG gene encoding preprotein translocase subunit SecG, whose amino-acid sequence MLETVVVVLHLLGAIGVVALVLLQQGKGADAGASFGSGASATVFGSQGSSTFLSRVTAILATAFFLTSLGLAFFANQKADTLGQVGLPAAAVEEVQQERPAAEDVPVLEEQKAAVDAADVPQAPEQ is encoded by the coding sequence ATGCTGGAAACAGTCGTAGTAGTTCTTCATCTGCTGGGTGCGATCGGTGTGGTCGCGCTGGTGCTGTTGCAGCAGGGCAAGGGTGCCGATGCGGGCGCGTCTTTTGGTTCGGGTGCTTCTGCTACCGTTTTCGGTAGCCAAGGTTCCTCTACCTTTTTGAGTCGCGTTACTGCTATACTCGCCACCGCTTTTTTCTTAACCAGCTTGGGTTTAGCGTTCTTTGCTAACCAAAAGGCCGATACATTGGGCCAGGTTGGGCTGCCGGCAGCGGCGGTTGAGGAAGTGCAGCAAGAAAGGCCGGCGGCTGAAGATGTGCCGGTGCTCGAAGAGCAAAAAGCGGCGGTCGATGCGGCTGACGTACCTCAGGCTCCAGAGCAGTAA
- the folP gene encoding dihydropteroate synthase yields MSLSQGSSRLPCGSRFLDLARPHVMGILNVTPDSFSDGGRFSQRDAALRHAAAMVRAGATLVDVGGESTRPGAQAVSPAEELDRVAPVVEAIAAELDVIVSVDTSTPAVMRETARLGAGLINDVRSLRRDGALEAAAASGLPVCLMHMRGEPGTMQQDPCYADILLEVREFLAGRLAACATAGIAAERVILDPGFGFAKTLEHNLSLFKRLESLHDLGRPLLVGVSRKSMIGRVLGHEVGGRLYGSLGLAALALIKGARILRVHDVAETVDVVRMIAAVEAAE; encoded by the coding sequence ATGTCTCTATCGCAAGGCTCGAGCCGGCTGCCCTGTGGCAGCCGGTTTCTCGATCTGGCCCGTCCGCACGTGATGGGCATCCTCAACGTAACCCCTGACTCCTTCTCCGATGGTGGCCGCTTCAGTCAGCGCGACGCCGCGCTCCGCCATGCGGCGGCGATGGTGCGCGCCGGGGCGACCCTGGTGGATGTCGGCGGCGAGTCGACCCGCCCCGGGGCGCAGGCGGTGTCGCCCGCCGAGGAGCTGGATCGGGTGGCCCCGGTTGTCGAGGCCATCGCCGCCGAGCTCGATGTGATCGTCTCGGTGGATACCTCGACGCCGGCAGTCATGCGCGAGACGGCGCGCCTGGGCGCCGGGCTGATCAACGATGTGCGCTCGTTGCGGCGCGATGGCGCCCTCGAGGCGGCCGCGGCCAGCGGCTTGCCTGTGTGCCTGATGCACATGCGCGGCGAGCCCGGCACCATGCAGCAGGACCCCTGCTATGCCGACATCCTGCTCGAGGTGCGCGAGTTTCTCGCCGGGCGCCTGGCGGCCTGCGCGACGGCTGGTATTGCCGCCGAGCGGGTGATCCTCGATCCGGGCTTTGGTTTCGCCAAGACCCTGGAGCACAATCTCAGCCTATTCAAGCGCCTGGAGTCGTTGCACGACCTGGGGCGACCGCTTCTGGTCGGTGTCTCGCGCAAGAGCATGATCGGCCGGGTGCTCGGCCACGAGGTGGGCGGGCGGCTGTATGGCAGTCTGGGGCTGGCGGCGCTGGCCCTGATCAAGGGTGCACGGATTCTGCGGGTCCACGACGTGGCCGAGACGGTGGACGTGGTGCGCATGATCGCCGCAGTCGAAGCGGCCGAATAA
- the glmM gene encoding phosphoglucosamine mutase, whose protein sequence is MARKYFGTDGIRGRVGEFPITPDFMLKLGWAAGMAFRKQGKCRILIGKDTRISGYMFESALEAGLLAAGADVMLLGPMPTPAIAYLTRTFHAEAGIVISASHNPHHDNGIKFFSGQGTKLPDEVELMIEELLDTPMTVVESEQLGKVTRINDAAGRYIEFCKASVPSSTDFSGLKLVVDCAHGAAYKVAPSVFRELGVQVSVLSAQPNGLNINDGCGSTHMDALQAEVVAQQADLGIAFDGDADRVLMVDHTGALVDGDELLFIIARDLQERGKLQGGVVGTLMSNLGLELACADLGIPFVRAKVGDRYVIAELLARNWQLGGENSGHLVCFQHTTTGDAVIAALQVLLALKRRGQSLAEARQGMRKCPQVLLNVRFAGGADPLEHPAVQDASARVTERMAGRGRVLLRKSGTEPLVRVMVEGDDEGQVRGYADELAKVVAEVCA, encoded by the coding sequence ATGGCTAGAAAATATTTTGGTACCGACGGCATCCGTGGGCGCGTCGGCGAGTTCCCCATCACGCCGGACTTCATGCTCAAGCTCGGTTGGGCGGCCGGCATGGCGTTTCGCAAGCAGGGCAAGTGTCGCATCCTGATCGGCAAGGACACGCGGATTTCCGGCTACATGTTCGAGTCGGCCCTGGAGGCCGGACTGCTGGCCGCCGGCGCCGACGTGATGCTGCTGGGGCCCATGCCGACGCCGGCGATCGCCTACCTGACCCGCACTTTCCATGCGGAAGCGGGCATCGTCATCAGTGCCTCGCACAACCCGCACCACGACAACGGCATCAAGTTCTTCTCGGGGCAGGGCACCAAGCTGCCGGACGAGGTGGAATTGATGATCGAGGAGTTGCTCGATACGCCGATGACGGTGGTGGAGTCCGAGCAGTTGGGCAAGGTGACGCGGATCAATGACGCGGCGGGGCGCTACATCGAGTTCTGCAAGGCCAGTGTGCCGAGCAGCACCGATTTCTCCGGTCTGAAGCTGGTCGTCGACTGCGCCCATGGGGCCGCCTACAAGGTCGCGCCCAGCGTGTTCCGCGAGCTCGGTGTCCAGGTGTCGGTGCTTTCCGCGCAGCCCAACGGGCTCAATATCAATGACGGCTGCGGTTCGACCCATATGGATGCGCTGCAGGCCGAGGTGGTCGCTCAGCAGGCTGACCTGGGTATCGCCTTCGATGGCGATGCCGACCGGGTGTTGATGGTCGATCATACCGGCGCCCTGGTGGATGGCGACGAACTGCTGTTCATCATCGCTCGCGACCTGCAGGAGCGGGGCAAGCTGCAGGGGGGCGTGGTCGGCACTCTGATGAGCAATCTCGGTCTGGAACTGGCATGCGCCGATCTGGGAATTCCCTTTGTGCGTGCCAAGGTCGGCGACCGCTACGTGATAGCCGAACTGCTGGCGCGCAATTGGCAGCTCGGCGGGGAGAATTCCGGGCATCTGGTCTGTTTCCAGCACACCACCACCGGCGATGCGGTCATCGCCGCGCTGCAGGTGCTGCTTGCCCTCAAGCGTCGCGGGCAGAGCCTGGCCGAGGCCCGCCAGGGAATGCGCAAGTGCCCGCAGGTGTTGCTGAACGTGCGCTTCGCCGGCGGTGCGGATCCGCTCGAGCATCCGGCCGTGCAGGATGCCAGTGCTCGGGTGACCGAGCGCATGGCGGGGCGCGGGCGCGTGCTCCTGCGCAAGTCCGGCACCGAGCCGCTGGTGCGGGTAATGGTCGAGGGCGACGATGAGGGTCAGGTGCGCGGCTATGCCGATGAATTGGCTAAGGTTGTTGCCGAAGTATGTGCTTGA
- the rimP gene encoding ribosome maturation factor RimP, which produces MSSKLEQLQALVAPVVEALGYECWGIEFLSQGRHSLLRIYIDHANGVLIDDCEKVSRQVSGVLDVEDPISAEYTLEVSSPGMDRPLFTLEQFASFVGEQVKIKLRSPFEGRRNFQGLLRGVEEQDVVVQVDDHEFLLPIDSIDKANVIPRFD; this is translated from the coding sequence GTGTCGAGCAAGCTAGAACAGTTGCAGGCCTTGGTGGCCCCGGTAGTCGAGGCACTCGGCTATGAATGCTGGGGTATCGAGTTCCTGTCGCAAGGGCGGCATTCGCTGCTGCGTATTTATATCGATCATGCCAACGGCGTTCTGATTGACGATTGCGAGAAGGTCAGTCGGCAGGTCAGTGGTGTCCTCGATGTCGAGGATCCGATCAGCGCGGAGTACACCCTGGAGGTGTCTTCGCCGGGTATGGATCGGCCGCTGTTCACGCTGGAGCAATTTGCCAGCTTTGTCGGCGAACAGGTGAAAATCAAGCTGCGCTCGCCGTTCGAAGGGCGCCGCAACTTTCAGGGTCTTCTCCGCGGTGTGGAGGAGCAGGATGTGGTGGTGCAGGTGGATGACCACGAGTTCCTGTTGCCGATCGACTCGATCGACAAGGCCAATGTTATCCCCCGGTTTGATTGA
- the infB gene encoding translation initiation factor IF-2 has product MSQVTVKELAQVVDTPVERLLQQMREAGLPHSSAEQVVTDNEKQALLAHLKSSHGDKVEEPRKITLQRKTTSTLRVAGSKTISVEVRKKKTFVKRSAEEIEAEKQRELAEQRAAAEAARLKAEEEAKRRAEEEAKLKAASAKTEDSAPAPVSATVVELPVAAPVVEERKKDEPRRPDKVRSDDDRRGERKTTQHRPTVKEKAPAPRVAPRTVDEESDGFRRGGRGKSKLKKRNQHGFQSPSGPIVREVAIGETITVGELAQQMSVKAAEVIKFMFKMGTPVTINQVLDQETAQLIAEELGHKVKLVSDNALEEQLAASLKFEGEAISRAPVVTVMGHVDHGKTSLLDYIRRAKVAAGEAGGITQHIGAYHVETDRGMVTFLDTPGHAAFTQMRARGAQATDIVILVVAADDGVMPQTQEAVQHAKAAGVPIVVAVNKIDKPDANPDNIKNGLAALDVIPEEWGGDAPYVHVSAKLGTGVEDLLEAVLLQAEVLELKATPSAPGRGVVVESRLDKGRGPVATVLVQDGTLRQGDMVLVGSNYGRIRAMLDENGKPVKEAGPSIPVEILGLDGTPEAGDEMTVVADEKKAREVALFRQGKFREVKLARAHAGKLENIFENMGQDEKKTLNIVLKSDVRGSLEALQGSLSGLGNDEVQVRVVGGGVGGITESDANLALASNAVLFGFNVRADAGARKIVEQEGLDMRYYNVIYDIIEDVKKALTGMLGSDVRENILGIAEVRDVFRSPKFGAVAGCMVVEGVVHRNRPIRVLRDDVVIFEGELESLRRFKDDMSEVRAGMECGIAVKSYNDVKVGDKIEVFEKVQVARSL; this is encoded by the coding sequence ATGTCGCAAGTCACGGTGAAAGAACTGGCCCAAGTGGTCGACACACCGGTAGAGCGCCTGCTGCAGCAGATGCGAGAGGCGGGTTTGCCGCACAGCAGTGCCGAGCAAGTTGTCACCGATAACGAGAAGCAAGCCCTGCTCGCGCACCTCAAGAGCAGCCATGGCGATAAAGTTGAAGAGCCGCGCAAGATCACCTTGCAGCGCAAGACCACCAGCACCCTGCGGGTGGCTGGCAGCAAGACCATCAGCGTGGAAGTGCGCAAGAAGAAGACCTTCGTCAAGCGCAGCGCCGAAGAGATCGAAGCCGAGAAGCAGCGCGAGCTTGCCGAGCAGCGTGCCGCTGCCGAAGCCGCGCGCCTGAAGGCCGAGGAAGAGGCCAAGCGTCGCGCCGAGGAAGAGGCCAAGCTCAAGGCTGCCAGCGCGAAAACCGAGGACAGCGCGCCTGCGCCGGTTTCCGCGACCGTGGTCGAGCTGCCGGTAGCCGCGCCCGTGGTCGAAGAGCGCAAGAAAGACGAGCCTCGTCGCCCCGACAAGGTGCGCAGCGACGACGACCGTCGCGGCGAGCGCAAGACCACTCAGCACCGTCCGACCGTCAAGGAAAAGGCGCCGGCGCCGCGCGTCGCGCCGCGTACCGTCGACGAAGAGAGCGACGGCTTCCGCCGCGGCGGCCGTGGCAAGTCCAAGCTGAAGAAGCGTAACCAGCACGGCTTCCAGAGCCCGAGCGGGCCGATCGTCCGCGAAGTGGCGATTGGCGAGACCATCACCGTCGGCGAGCTGGCCCAGCAGATGTCGGTGAAGGCCGCCGAGGTGATCAAATTCATGTTCAAGATGGGCACCCCGGTGACCATCAACCAGGTGCTGGATCAGGAAACCGCGCAGCTGATCGCCGAAGAGCTGGGCCACAAGGTCAAGCTGGTCAGCGACAACGCCCTCGAGGAGCAGCTGGCTGCTTCCCTCAAGTTCGAGGGTGAGGCGATTTCCCGGGCGCCGGTGGTGACCGTGATGGGGCACGTCGACCACGGCAAGACCTCGCTGCTCGACTACATCCGTCGCGCCAAGGTGGCTGCGGGCGAAGCCGGCGGCATTACCCAGCACATCGGCGCCTATCACGTGGAAACCGACCGTGGCATGGTCACCTTCCTCGATACCCCCGGCCACGCTGCCTTTACCCAGATGCGTGCCCGTGGTGCCCAGGCCACCGACATCGTCATCCTGGTGGTGGCGGCCGACGATGGCGTGATGCCGCAGACCCAGGAGGCCGTGCAGCATGCGAAAGCCGCTGGCGTGCCGATCGTGGTCGCGGTGAACAAGATCGACAAGCCCGATGCCAACCCGGACAACATCAAGAACGGCCTGGCCGCACTGGATGTGATCCCGGAAGAGTGGGGCGGCGATGCCCCCTACGTGCATGTCTCCGCCAAGCTCGGTACCGGCGTCGAAGACCTGCTCGAAGCCGTTCTGCTGCAGGCCGAGGTGCTCGAACTCAAGGCCACGCCGTCGGCCCCGGGCCGTGGCGTGGTGGTCGAGTCGCGTCTGGACAAGGGCCGTGGTCCGGTGGCGACCGTGCTGGTACAGGACGGTACCCTGCGTCAGGGCGACATGGTGCTGGTCGGCTCCAACTACGGCCGCATTCGCGCCATGCTCGACGAGAATGGCAAGCCGGTGAAGGAAGCCGGCCCGTCGATTCCGGTCGAGATCCTCGGTCTGGACGGCACGCCGGAGGCCGGTGACGAGATGACTGTGGTCGCCGACGAGAAGAAGGCCCGCGAAGTCGCACTGTTCCGCCAGGGCAAGTTCCGCGAGGTCAAGCTGGCCCGTGCTCACGCCGGCAAGCTGGAAAACATCTTCGAGAACATGGGCCAGGACGAGAAGAAGACCCTCAACATCGTCCTCAAGTCCGATGTGCGCGGTTCGCTGGAGGCCCTGCAGGGCTCGCTCAGCGGCCTGGGCAACGACGAGGTGCAGGTGCGCGTGGTCGGTGGCGGCGTCGGTGGTATCACCGAATCCGACGCCAACCTGGCGCTGGCCTCCAACGCCGTGCTGTTCGGCTTCAACGTGCGCGCCGATGCCGGCGCCCGGAAGATCGTCGAGCAGGAAGGCCTGGACATGCGTTACTACAACGTCATCTACGACATCATCGAGGACGTCAAGAAGGCCCTCACCGGCATGCTGGGCAGCGACGTGCGGGAGAACATCCTGGGCATCGCCGAGGTCCGCGACGTGTTCCGCTCGCCGAAGTTCGGCGCGGTGGCCGGGTGCATGGTCGTCGAGGGCGTGGTGCACCGTAACCGTCCGATCCGCGTACTGCGCGACGACGTGGTGATCTTCGAAGGCGAACTGGAGTCCCTGCGCCGCTTCAAGGACGACATGTCCGAAGTGCGGGCCGGCATGGAGTGCGGTATCGCGGTGAAGAGCTACAACGACGTCAAGGTCGGCGACAAGATCGAAGTGTTCGAGAAAGTCCAGGTGGCGCGCAGCCTGTAA
- the nusA gene encoding transcription termination factor NusA yields MSKEVLLVVESVSNEKGVPASVIFEALELALATATKKRFEDEVELRVAINRLTGNYETFRCWTVVEEEEFEDPAHQLTTDMERAREANAKVGDVIEEKIESIEFGRIAAQTAKQVIVQKVREAERAQVVEAYRGRLGEIISGTVKKVTRDSVIVDLGNNAEALLAREDIISRETFRVGARLRALLKEIRSENRGPQLILSRTAPEMLIELFRIEVPEIAEELIEVMAASRDPGSRAKIAVRSKDKRIDPQGACIGMRGSRVQAVSGELGGERVDIVLWDENPAQFVINAMSPAEVAAIIVDEDAHAMDIAVAEDNLAQAIGRGGQNVRLASQLTGWTLNVMTEADIQAKQQAETGDILQRFIDELEVDEELAQVLVEEGFTSLEEIAYVPMEEMLSIDGFDEEIVNELRARAKDRLLTKAIATEEKLADAHPAEDLLSLEGMEKGLAQELAVRGVITREDLAEQSIDDLLDIDGIDEERAGKLIMAARAHWFE; encoded by the coding sequence ATGAGCAAAGAAGTACTGCTGGTTGTTGAGTCGGTGTCCAACGAGAAGGGCGTGCCGGCCAGCGTGATTTTCGAGGCGCTGGAGTTGGCCCTGGCCACGGCGACCAAGAAGCGTTTTGAGGACGAAGTCGAGTTGCGGGTGGCGATCAATCGTCTGACCGGCAACTACGAGACCTTCCGCTGCTGGACAGTGGTCGAAGAAGAAGAGTTCGAGGACCCGGCGCACCAGCTGACCACGGACATGGAGCGGGCTCGTGAAGCCAACGCCAAGGTCGGTGACGTCATCGAGGAGAAGATCGAATCCATCGAGTTCGGTCGCATCGCCGCGCAGACCGCCAAGCAGGTCATCGTGCAGAAAGTGCGCGAGGCCGAGCGGGCGCAGGTCGTCGAGGCCTATCGCGGACGTCTTGGCGAAATCATCTCCGGTACCGTGAAGAAGGTCACCCGCGACAGCGTCATCGTCGATCTCGGCAACAACGCCGAGGCCCTGCTGGCTCGCGAAGACATCATTTCGCGCGAAACCTTCCGTGTCGGTGCCCGTTTGCGCGCACTGCTCAAGGAAATCCGCAGCGAAAATCGCGGTCCGCAGCTGATTTTGTCGCGTACTGCCCCTGAGATGCTGATCGAGTTGTTCCGCATCGAAGTGCCGGAAATCGCCGAGGAGCTGATCGAGGTGATGGCCGCCTCCCGGGACCCGGGCTCGCGCGCCAAGATCGCCGTGCGCTCCAAGGACAAGCGCATTGATCCGCAGGGTGCCTGTATCGGCATGCGCGGTTCGCGCGTGCAGGCGGTATCCGGCGAGCTGGGTGGCGAGCGTGTGGACATCGTCCTGTGGGACGAGAACCCGGCGCAGTTCGTCATTAACGCCATGTCGCCGGCGGAAGTGGCGGCGATCATCGTCGACGAGGATGCCCATGCCATGGACATCGCCGTCGCCGAAGACAACCTGGCCCAGGCCATCGGCCGTGGTGGTCAGAACGTCCGCCTGGCCAGCCAGCTGACCGGCTGGACGCTGAACGTGATGACCGAGGCGGACATCCAGGCCAAGCAGCAGGCAGAGACTGGCGACATCCTGCAGCGCTTCATCGACGAGCTGGAAGTCGACGAAGAGCTGGCCCAGGTACTGGTGGAGGAAGGTTTCACCAGCCTGGAAGAGATCGCCTATGTGCCGATGGAGGAGATGCTCAGCATCGACGGTTTCGACGAAGAGATCGTCAACGAGCTGCGGGCGCGGGCAAAAGATCGCCTGCTGACCAAGGCCATCGCCACAGAAGAAAAGCTGGCAGACGCCCACCCGGCCGAAGACCTGCTCTCCCTCGAGGGTATGGAGAAGGGCCTGGCGCAGGAACTGGCAGTGCGCGGTGTGATTACCCGCGAAGACCTGGCCGAGCAGTCGATTGACGACTTGCTCGACATCGACGGCATCGACGAAGAGCGTGCCGGCAAGCTGATCATGGCCGCCCGAGCCCACTGGTTCGAGTAA
- the yhbY gene encoding ribosome assembly RNA-binding protein YhbY, whose translation MPLTQEQKKQYKSIGHHLKPVLIVADNGLTEGVLAELERALNDHELIKVQLRITEREDRLAAIDELCKAARGELVQVIGKMALIYRKNPKPNKNLSNISRFQG comes from the coding sequence ATGCCGCTCACTCAGGAGCAGAAGAAACAATACAAATCTATCGGCCACCACCTGAAACCGGTATTGATCGTGGCCGACAATGGTTTGACCGAGGGCGTGCTGGCCGAGCTGGAGCGCGCGCTGAACGATCACGAACTGATCAAGGTACAGCTGCGCATCACCGAACGCGAGGACCGCCTGGCCGCGATCGACGAGCTGTGCAAGGCCGCCAGAGGCGAGCTGGTGCAGGTCATCGGCAAGATGGCGCTGATCTACCGCAAGAACCCCAAGCCGAACAAGAACCTGTCCAATATCAGCCGCTTCCAGGGCTGA
- the tpiA gene encoding triose-phosphate isomerase, producing MRRPLVAGNWKMHGTRASVAELIEGLRRQVLPAGVEIAVCPASLHVVQVVDGLAGSGVVVGAQDCAVEPQQGALTGELAASQLQDAGCTLVLVGHSERRQLLGESDECVVRKFVAAQACGLIPVLCVGETLEQREAGETLAVVRCQLAAVIDAQGIGVFARAVVAYEPVWAIGTGLTASPEQAQEVHAAIRAQLSAHDAEVAAAVRILYGGSVKAANAAELFGMPDIDGGLVGGASLNADEFGAICRAAGN from the coding sequence ATGCGTCGCCCCCTGGTTGCTGGTAACTGGAAAATGCACGGTACCCGCGCCAGCGTCGCAGAGCTGATCGAAGGTCTTCGCCGGCAGGTGCTGCCTGCCGGTGTGGAGATTGCGGTGTGTCCCGCGAGTCTGCATGTGGTCCAGGTGGTCGATGGGCTCGCAGGCTCGGGTGTGGTGGTAGGTGCTCAGGATTGCGCTGTCGAGCCGCAGCAAGGGGCTTTGACGGGCGAGCTCGCCGCCAGCCAGTTGCAGGATGCTGGCTGTACGCTGGTGCTGGTTGGGCACTCCGAGCGTCGTCAGCTGCTGGGAGAGTCCGACGAGTGTGTGGTACGCAAGTTTGTTGCGGCCCAGGCTTGCGGCTTGATTCCGGTGCTCTGTGTGGGGGAAACCCTGGAGCAGCGGGAGGCCGGTGAGACCCTGGCGGTGGTGCGATGTCAGTTGGCTGCGGTGATCGATGCGCAGGGAATCGGTGTATTTGCCCGGGCAGTGGTGGCCTACGAGCCGGTCTGGGCGATAGGTACCGGGCTGACGGCCTCGCCGGAGCAGGCGCAAGAGGTGCATGCCGCCATTCGTGCGCAGCTCTCTGCGCACGACGCCGAGGTGGCCGCGGCGGTGAGGATTCTTTATGGCGGCAGCGTCAAGGCCGCCAATGCAGCCGAGTTGTTCGGCATGCCGGATATCGATGGGGGGCTTGTGGGTGGAGCCTCTCTGAATGCGGATGAGTTCGGTGCGATCTGTCGCGCCGCGGGAAACTGA